From Camelus bactrianus isolate YW-2024 breed Bactrian camel chromosome 16, ASM4877302v1, whole genome shotgun sequence, the proteins below share one genomic window:
- the MRPS7 gene encoding small ribosomal subunit protein uS7m isoform X2, which yields MHRVKTLWSLFLVSRHSLRLTQVRWSRYGPEYKDPQIDKEYYRKPLAELTEEEKYERELRETQLIKAAPAAKTSSVFEDPVISKFTNMMMKGGNKVLARSLMTQTLEAVKRKQFEKYHAASAEEQATIERNPYTIFHQALKNCEPVIGLVPILKGGHFYQVPVPLPDRRRRFLAMKWMITECRENKHRRMLMPEKLSRELLEAFHNQGPVIKRKHDMHKMAEANRALAHYRWW from the exons ATGCACAGAGTTAAGACCCTGTGGAGCCTTTTCCTCGTCTCCCGTCACTCGCTCAG GCTAACCCAAGTGAGGTGGAGCCGCTATGGTCCTGAATACAAGGATCCCCAGATTGACAAGGAATATTACCGCAAGCCCTTGGCCGAGCTGACTGAGGAGGAGAAGTATGAGCGGGAGCTCAGGGAGACTCAGCTTATCAAAGCTGCGCCGGCGGCGAAAACAAGCTCTGTGTTTGAAGACCCGGTGATCAG TAAATTCACCAACATGATGATGAAAGGAGGAAACAAAGTACTGGCCAGATCCCTCATGACACAG ACTCTGGAAGCTGTGAAAAGAAAGCAGTTTGAAAAGTACCATGCTGCTTCTGCAGAGGAACAGGCAACCATTGAACGCAACCCTTATACCATCTTCCATCAAGCCCTGAAAAACTGTGAGCCCGTGATTGGGCTGGTACCCATCCTCAAGGGTGGCCATTTCTACCAG GTCCCTGTGCCGCTACCTGATCGGCGCCGTCGCTTCCTGGCCATGAAGTGGATGATTACTGAGTGCAGGGAGAATAAGCACCGGCGGATGCTAATGCCAGAGAAGCTGTCGCGGGAGCTGCTGGAGGCTTTTCACAATCAGGGCCCTGTGATTAAGAGGAAGCACGACATGCACAAGATGGCCGAGGCCAACCGCGCGCTGGCCCACTACCGCTGGTGGTAG
- the MRPS7 gene encoding small ribosomal subunit protein uS7m isoform X1, with protein MAAPAVKAARGWSGLALGVRGPVLRLPGLTQVRWSRYGPEYKDPQIDKEYYRKPLAELTEEEKYERELRETQLIKAAPAAKTSSVFEDPVISKFTNMMMKGGNKVLARSLMTQTLEAVKRKQFEKYHAASAEEQATIERNPYTIFHQALKNCEPVIGLVPILKGGHFYQVPVPLPDRRRRFLAMKWMITECRENKHRRMLMPEKLSRELLEAFHNQGPVIKRKHDMHKMAEANRALAHYRWW; from the exons ATGGCTGCCCCCGCGGTGAAGGCTGCGCGAGGGTGGTCGGGCCTCGCCTTGGGCGTGCGGGGTCCTGTCCTGCGGCTTCCAGG GCTAACCCAAGTGAGGTGGAGCCGCTATGGTCCTGAATACAAGGATCCCCAGATTGACAAGGAATATTACCGCAAGCCCTTGGCCGAGCTGACTGAGGAGGAGAAGTATGAGCGGGAGCTCAGGGAGACTCAGCTTATCAAAGCTGCGCCGGCGGCGAAAACAAGCTCTGTGTTTGAAGACCCGGTGATCAG TAAATTCACCAACATGATGATGAAAGGAGGAAACAAAGTACTGGCCAGATCCCTCATGACACAG ACTCTGGAAGCTGTGAAAAGAAAGCAGTTTGAAAAGTACCATGCTGCTTCTGCAGAGGAACAGGCAACCATTGAACGCAACCCTTATACCATCTTCCATCAAGCCCTGAAAAACTGTGAGCCCGTGATTGGGCTGGTACCCATCCTCAAGGGTGGCCATTTCTACCAG GTCCCTGTGCCGCTACCTGATCGGCGCCGTCGCTTCCTGGCCATGAAGTGGATGATTACTGAGTGCAGGGAGAATAAGCACCGGCGGATGCTAATGCCAGAGAAGCTGTCGCGGGAGCTGCTGGAGGCTTTTCACAATCAGGGCCCTGTGATTAAGAGGAAGCACGACATGCACAAGATGGCCGAGGCCAACCGCGCGCTGGCCCACTACCGCTGGTGGTAG
- the MIF4GD gene encoding MIF4G domain-containing protein: MVMGEPGREEYKIQSFDAETQQLLKTALKDPGAVDLEKVANVIVDHSLQDCVFSKEAGRMCYAIIQAESKQAGQSVFRRGLLNRLQQEYQAREQLRARSLQGWVCYVTFICNIFDYLRVNNMPMMALVNPVYDCLFWLAQPDSLSKEEEVDCLVLQLHRIGEQLEKMNRQRMDELFVLIRDGFLLPSGLSSLAQLLLLEIIEFRAAGWKTTPAAHKYYYSEVSE, encoded by the exons ATGGTCATGGGTGAGCCTGGTAGAGAGGAATATAAAATCCAGTCTTTTGATGCAGAGACCCAGCAGCTGCTGAAGACAGCACTCAAAG ATCCAGGTGCTGTGGACTTGGAGAAAGTGGCCAATGTGATTGTGGACCATTCTCTGCAGGACTGTGTGTTCAGCAAGGAAGCAGGACGCATGTGCTACGCCATCATTCAG GCAGAGAGCAAGCAAGCAGGCCAGAGTGTCTTCCGCCGCGGACTCCTCAACCGGCTGCAGCAGGAATACCAGGCTCGGGAGCAGCTTCGAGCccgctccctgcagggctgggtcTGCTATGTCACCTTTATCTGCAACATTTTTGACTACCTGAGG GTGAACAACATGCCCATGATGGCCCTGGTGAACCCGGTCTACGACTGCCTCTTCTGGCTGGCCCAGCCCGACAGTCTGagcaaggaggaggag GTGGATTGCCTGGTGCTGCAGCTGCACCGGATCGGGGAGCAGCTGGAGAAGATGAACAGGCAGCGCATGGATGAGCTCTTTGTCCTGATCCGGGATGGCTTCCTGCTCCCAAGTGGCCTCAGCTCCCTggcccagctgctgctgctggagatCATTGAATTCCGGGCAGCCGGCTGGAAGACGACCCCGGCCGCCCATAAGTATTACTACAGCGAGGTCTCTGAGTAG